A genomic segment from Halomonas sp. TA22 encodes:
- a CDS encoding nuclear transport factor 2 family protein, which translates to MNLQLPEVVETYFRISNGGDNSCVVDCFCIDATVIDENQTHQGIDAIEIWQRKAKQAFTYRVEPLNTSQENGKLNVKARVVGNFPGSPVELDHVFLIEHDLIRSLEIAP; encoded by the coding sequence ATGAACCTTCAACTACCTGAAGTCGTCGAAACGTACTTTAGAATCAGCAATGGCGGCGACAACTCGTGTGTTGTGGACTGTTTTTGTATAGATGCCACGGTGATCGACGAGAACCAGACACACCAGGGGATCGACGCCATCGAAATCTGGCAACGGAAGGCTAAGCAAGCATTTACCTACCGTGTCGAGCCTCTGAACACGTCGCAAGAAAACGGCAAGTTAAACGTCAAGGCGCGTGTGGTGGGTAACTTCCCAGGTAGTCCAGTTGAGCTGGACCACGTGTTCTTGATTGAGCATGATTTGATACGCTCGCTGGAGATTGCACCATGA
- a CDS encoding APC family permease, giving the protein MVLARSSSRLLCVTDSHPQGHTTLTEETIDPKRNIPQAIMLTALIGGGIYVLVGYTTQLAHPGSDFIDADSAAFEIARMIGADLFGAIFLAGMILAQFTSGIAAQASASRLLFAMGRDAVLPRKLFGALHPHFRTPVFSIVLTGAIGIIALFLDVLSAASFINFGVFIAFTMVNLPVIFLVNKDADARRRYGVLRGMVAPLIGALINLWLMSKLDINAVILGSIWLAIGLAQLIYLTRFFRRDPPEVDFDESEPEPAPAPAKASL; this is encoded by the coding sequence ATGGTATTGGCAAGAAGCTCGTCGCGATTACTGTGTGTCACCGATTCACACCCGCAAGGTCATACCACGCTGACCGAAGAGACCATCGATCCTAAGCGCAACATTCCCCAGGCGATCATGCTCACCGCCCTGATCGGCGGCGGTATCTACGTGCTGGTGGGCTACACCACCCAACTGGCACACCCGGGCAGCGATTTCATCGACGCCGATTCCGCCGCCTTCGAGATCGCCAGGATGATCGGTGCGGACCTGTTCGGCGCCATCTTCCTGGCCGGCATGATACTGGCGCAGTTCACCTCCGGCATCGCCGCCCAGGCCAGTGCCTCGCGCCTGCTGTTCGCCATGGGCCGCGATGCGGTACTGCCGCGCAAGCTGTTCGGGGCGCTGCATCCGCATTTCCGCACGCCTGTCTTCAGTATCGTGCTGACCGGCGCCATCGGCATCATCGCCCTGTTTCTGGATGTGCTGTCCGCCGCCTCGTTCATCAACTTCGGGGTATTCATCGCCTTCACCATGGTCAACCTCCCGGTCATCTTCCTGGTCAACAAGGACGCCGACGCCAGACGCCGTTATGGTGTACTCAGGGGCATGGTGGCGCCACTGATCGGTGCCCTGATCAACCTCTGGCTGATGAGCAAGCTCGATATCAACGCCGTGATACTGGGTTCGATCTGGCTTGCGATCGGGTTGGCACAGCTGATCTACCTGACCCGTTTCTTCCGCCGCGACCCGCCGGAAGTGGACTTCGACGAATCGGAGCCTGAGCCAGCGCCAGCCCCGGCAAAAGCCAGCCTGTAA
- a CDS encoding putative motility protein has product MDSAVNTIVGQALVMQQAQAAQQVQLEVYKEALDMQKDQVAALMASASLQPQLANDGMVGTQINTYA; this is encoded by the coding sequence ATGGATTCAGCCGTCAACACCATCGTGGGGCAGGCCCTGGTCATGCAGCAGGCCCAGGCCGCGCAGCAGGTGCAGCTCGAAGTCTACAAGGAAGCGCTGGACATGCAGAAGGATCAGGTTGCCGCGCTGATGGCCTCGGCTTCGCTGCAGCCGCAGTTGGCCAATGACGGGATGGTGGGCACCCAGATCAACACTTACGCCTGA
- a CDS encoding carbon-nitrogen hydrolase family protein gives MPRYLPILVVQEASREPGTDAELRAFETELAVHLSDFAAGFEQSRMVIYPEFYLCGANGTPEQRTAQLEAAAEPIDGPRDRHLSRIARNLGIWLMPGTVCERGGDGRLYNTAPVYSPEGERVAAYRKCFPWRPYEPFRPGNRFEVFDIPGVGRLGLAICYDIWFPEVVRQLAWMGAEVIINQAATSTCDRAQEQVLVQANAIFNQVFMVSANAATPTGEGQSLIVDPEGHVRTRMPGATSGILTDVLNLDEVERVRTFGTAGLNRMWSQCRDDDPMLELPMYEGRIDPWQWGPKRKNT, from the coding sequence ATGCCCAGATACTTGCCCATCCTGGTCGTTCAGGAAGCCTCTCGAGAGCCCGGCACGGATGCCGAGCTGCGTGCCTTCGAAACCGAACTGGCGGTTCACCTGAGCGACTTCGCCGCCGGGTTCGAGCAATCCCGAATGGTGATCTACCCGGAGTTTTATCTCTGCGGGGCCAACGGCACACCGGAGCAGCGCACTGCGCAACTCGAGGCTGCCGCCGAGCCGATCGACGGCCCCCGCGACCGGCACCTGTCACGCATCGCCCGCAACCTGGGTATCTGGCTGATGCCGGGCACGGTCTGCGAACGCGGCGGGGATGGCCGCCTGTACAACACCGCCCCGGTCTACTCACCCGAAGGCGAGCGCGTGGCCGCCTACCGCAAGTGCTTCCCCTGGCGCCCCTATGAACCGTTTCGGCCAGGCAATCGCTTCGAGGTGTTCGATATTCCCGGCGTGGGCCGGCTGGGCCTGGCGATCTGCTACGACATCTGGTTTCCCGAAGTGGTACGGCAACTGGCCTGGATGGGAGCGGAAGTGATCATCAACCAGGCCGCCACCTCGACCTGCGACCGCGCCCAGGAGCAGGTGCTGGTGCAGGCCAACGCCATTTTCAATCAAGTCTTCATGGTGAGCGCCAACGCGGCCACACCCACCGGCGAGGGCCAGAGCCTGATCGTCGACCCCGAAGGCCACGTGCGCACGCGCATGCCCGGGGCGACCTCGGGCATTCTTACCGACGTGCTGAACCTGGATGAAGTGGAGCGTGTGCGCACCTTCGGTACCGCCGGCTTGAATCGGATGTGGTCCCAGTGTCGGGATGACGACCCGATGCTTGAGCTGCCGATGTATGAAGGCCGGATAGACCCATGGCAGTGGGGCCCGAAAAGGAAGAACACCTAA
- a CDS encoding LysR substrate-binding domain-containing protein: protein MSTPHLRDKQVLAFKHVMDCGTVSGAARRMLVAQPGVTRLLRQLEHDVGFPLFERVRGRLVPTPEARLFYREVLRVWGGLDQLRDTARRIREREVGGLRISAMPLLGMTFLPDVLAEFAPAHPDARIELVTFRSAQVIEEIITQRSDLGFAIVAENDERVDTTRFRLDSLCVLPNCHPLAACERICLTDLHDQSLICFEPQDPLRMELDRLLKEQDVQPRRHLEVSLALQATRMVTQGLGIAILDPISAKAFGGGSLTLRPFEPNLGEEFALLTPRDQPLSRLTQDFIATFRRCLARVTSVDQTGHK, encoded by the coding sequence ATGTCCACACCCCATCTTCGCGACAAGCAGGTGCTTGCCTTCAAGCACGTCATGGATTGCGGCACGGTTTCCGGCGCCGCCAGGCGGATGCTAGTTGCGCAGCCCGGCGTTACCCGGTTGCTCAGGCAGCTCGAGCACGATGTCGGCTTCCCCCTGTTCGAACGGGTACGCGGTCGCCTGGTGCCGACGCCCGAAGCACGTCTCTTCTATCGGGAAGTGTTGCGGGTATGGGGCGGCCTCGATCAGCTACGCGATACCGCAAGGCGCATTCGCGAAAGGGAAGTGGGTGGATTGAGAATCAGTGCCATGCCGTTGCTGGGCATGACCTTCCTGCCTGACGTGCTGGCAGAATTTGCTCCGGCCCATCCGGATGCACGCATTGAGCTAGTCACCTTTCGTTCCGCCCAGGTGATCGAGGAGATCATCACCCAACGCAGCGACCTGGGATTCGCTATCGTTGCCGAAAACGATGAGCGCGTGGACACTACCCGTTTCCGCCTCGACAGCCTCTGCGTACTGCCCAACTGCCACCCCCTGGCGGCATGCGAACGTATCTGCCTGACGGATCTGCATGACCAGAGCTTGATCTGCTTCGAACCGCAGGACCCGCTACGCATGGAGCTCGATAGGCTACTGAAGGAGCAAGATGTGCAGCCACGTCGGCACCTCGAGGTATCGCTGGCGCTTCAAGCCACACGCATGGTTACCCAAGGGCTAGGCATTGCCATTCTCGACCCCATCAGCGCAAAGGCCTTCGGTGGAGGCTCACTCACGCTACGCCCATTCGAACCCAATCTGGGGGAAGAATTCGCGCTCCTGACGCCCCGCGACCAACCACTCTCACGGCTCACCCAGGACTTCATCGCCACCTTCCGCCGGTGCTTGGCACGGGTTACTTCAGTCGACCAGACGGGTCACAAATGA
- a CDS encoding FAD-binding oxidoreductase, translated as MQRDFLIIGGGVVGMAVAYGLLRAGQRVTLLDGSDDALRASRGNAGLTWVQGKGTGMPRYAELSFDASLAWPAFARELRERTGIDLEYECRGGVDLCFDADEAKARKRDYALVQQASPYLARRFQWEYLDRHALAPFLPGLGERVHGGTWSPHDGHCNPLYLLRALFTATHRLGLDYRPGSEVQRLVPLANGFRAETTKGAFEAERVVVAAGLGSASLAPMVGLSGAVRPVRGQVLITERMPRRELLPTPQIRQTASGGYLIGDTQEEVGCDRGVTNDVMLRLAERAVRIFPFLAQAQVVRAWGALRVMTTDGNPLYEAAQVCPGAYGVSSHSGISLAALHAGPLADSILNDRLGEEFGEFSRRDYLAPP; from the coding sequence ATGCAGCGGGATTTCCTGATCATCGGTGGAGGCGTCGTCGGCATGGCAGTGGCCTATGGGCTGCTGCGCGCCGGGCAGCGCGTGACGCTCCTCGATGGGAGTGACGATGCCCTGCGGGCCTCGCGTGGCAACGCTGGCTTGACTTGGGTACAGGGCAAGGGCACCGGAATGCCTCGCTATGCCGAGCTTAGCTTTGACGCAAGCCTGGCCTGGCCAGCTTTTGCCCGGGAGTTGAGGGAGCGCACCGGCATCGACCTCGAATATGAATGCCGGGGGGGCGTCGACCTCTGCTTCGACGCGGATGAGGCCAAGGCGCGAAAGCGCGACTATGCCCTTGTTCAGCAAGCCTCCCCCTATCTTGCTCGTCGCTTTCAGTGGGAGTATCTAGACCGCCATGCCTTGGCGCCGTTTCTGCCTGGGCTTGGGGAAAGGGTGCATGGCGGAACCTGGTCCCCCCACGATGGCCACTGCAATCCTCTCTACCTGTTGCGTGCACTCTTCACGGCCACCCATCGACTTGGGCTCGACTACCGACCTGGCTCCGAAGTACAGCGGCTCGTCCCTCTCGCGAATGGCTTTCGCGCCGAGACGACCAAAGGTGCCTTCGAGGCTGAAAGAGTTGTTGTTGCCGCTGGCCTCGGCAGTGCATCGCTGGCGCCGATGGTCGGTCTCAGTGGAGCTGTTCGTCCAGTACGTGGCCAAGTCCTGATCACCGAGCGTATGCCAAGGCGGGAACTGCTCCCCACGCCACAGATTCGACAGACGGCAAGTGGCGGTTACCTGATCGGCGACACCCAGGAAGAAGTTGGATGTGATAGGGGCGTGACGAACGATGTGATGCTGCGTCTGGCCGAGCGCGCGGTGCGTATCTTCCCTTTTCTCGCCCAAGCCCAGGTGGTGCGCGCCTGGGGGGCGCTACGCGTCATGACGACCGATGGCAACCCGCTTTACGAAGCCGCGCAGGTGTGTCCTGGGGCGTATGGGGTCAGTAGCCATAGCGGTATCAGCTTGGCGGCCCTTCATGCCGGCCCCTTGGCCGACTCGATCCTGAACGACCGGCTCGGCGAGGAGTTCGGTGAGTTTTCCAGGCGAGATTATCTCGCTCCTCCCTAA
- a CDS encoding transporter substrate-binding domain-containing protein — translation MRIQTSTALFLSAALLGGIANADERPLRIGVDVPYEPYQYKLPDGTMAGFEVELVNHACERMQRECEWVEQPWDGIIPGLQARKYDFIASAMNITEERSRQVLFSEPYYQVPSVWVGKAGAEHDLEGTLESKAIGVQQGTIQDEYVTQFYPQAEIKRYGDSGSVVVDMHAGRLDLVFTAFPLAQETMLSDDRFARQGELVTGPESIYGPGIGAAFRQRDTDLVEAFNSAMAELKEDGTFDALYSSYFAD, via the coding sequence ATGAGAATTCAGACATCTACCGCCTTGTTTCTATCCGCTGCGCTGCTCGGGGGCATAGCGAACGCCGATGAAAGGCCGCTGCGTATCGGTGTAGATGTTCCCTACGAGCCGTATCAGTACAAATTGCCTGACGGCACCATGGCCGGCTTCGAGGTCGAGCTCGTCAACCACGCTTGCGAGCGCATGCAGCGTGAGTGTGAATGGGTTGAACAGCCTTGGGATGGCATCATCCCGGGGCTGCAGGCACGCAAATACGATTTCATCGCCTCGGCAATGAACATTACCGAGGAGCGGTCGCGCCAGGTCCTTTTCTCCGAACCTTATTACCAGGTGCCATCGGTTTGGGTAGGCAAGGCCGGGGCCGAGCATGATTTGGAGGGCACGCTCGAGAGTAAGGCCATCGGCGTGCAACAGGGGACCATACAGGATGAATACGTGACCCAGTTCTATCCCCAGGCCGAGATCAAGCGCTATGGCGATTCGGGTTCGGTGGTTGTCGACATGCATGCCGGACGCCTCGATCTGGTCTTCACCGCATTTCCCCTGGCTCAGGAAACCATGCTCAGTGATGATCGTTTTGCCCGTCAGGGGGAGCTGGTGACCGGTCCTGAGTCGATCTATGGGCCCGGCATCGGTGCCGCATTCCGCCAGCGCGACACGGACTTGGTGGAGGCATTCAACAGCGCCATGGCCGAGCTCAAGGAAGACGGCACCTTCGATGCTCTCTACTCAAGCTATTTTGCAGATTGA
- a CDS encoding cell wall hydrolase has product MRVFWLVGWLSLALPVAAAGASSQVEEAVRKAEVLEQVMAPDIEVTEAAEPIDEQEAQSVDPQGSDPLEEPLTCLARSIYWEAKGVPGHDMESVANVVMNRLADERFPNTICDAVKQGSEQPPCQFSWWCDGRPDEVVEGEVYEAAKEIARQAQNLRKASITCPTSVSQAWLAPGRLTSSNW; this is encoded by the coding sequence ATGCGCGTTTTCTGGCTAGTGGGCTGGTTGTCCCTCGCGCTACCCGTCGCAGCGGCTGGCGCTTCTTCCCAAGTGGAGGAAGCGGTGCGAAAGGCCGAAGTGCTGGAGCAGGTCATGGCTCCCGATATCGAGGTCACCGAAGCGGCAGAGCCGATCGATGAGCAGGAGGCACAGTCGGTCGATCCGCAGGGCAGCGATCCCTTGGAAGAACCGCTCACTTGTCTTGCACGCTCCATCTACTGGGAAGCGAAAGGTGTGCCGGGCCACGACATGGAGTCGGTGGCCAATGTGGTGATGAACCGGCTCGCCGACGAGCGTTTCCCCAATACCATTTGCGATGCCGTGAAGCAGGGCTCCGAGCAGCCCCCCTGCCAGTTCTCATGGTGGTGCGACGGTCGGCCAGACGAGGTGGTGGAAGGCGAAGTCTACGAGGCGGCCAAGGAAATCGCGCGCCAGGCTCAGAACTTGCGGAAGGCTTCCATCACATGCCCTACCAGCGTCTCGCAGGCCTGGCTGGCACCGGGCCGCTTGACCAGCTCCAATTGGTAG
- a CDS encoding LysR substrate-binding domain-containing protein: MINLRQIEAFRAVMIHKTVTRAAQTLHVSQPAVSRLISDLEYYVGFALFKRHKGRLIPTPEAQALFEDVDRAFVGLDKITDTAREIREFRTGRLLLSCMPALALGALPSVVEKFSVRHPGVTISLQAHSSQRVLEWVATQQCDAGLIGMRLEDPSVTIEPIACGTLRLVMLPGHRLARKETVTIQDLEAESFVSLGQAQDVRPIIDEVFRDSGIKRRMRIETQLSSVACELVLSGAGVSLIDPVTADCYSRRGLVSRPFTPEIPFHYSAVLPAFRPPSRLALEFLEEVRLDLEKRLSPQPHNIHG; this comes from the coding sequence ATGATTAACCTTCGCCAGATCGAAGCGTTTCGTGCTGTCATGATCCACAAGACCGTGACGCGTGCCGCCCAAACGCTACATGTCTCGCAACCTGCCGTCAGCCGACTGATTTCGGATCTCGAGTATTACGTCGGCTTCGCGCTCTTCAAGCGCCATAAGGGGCGGCTCATACCCACCCCCGAGGCCCAGGCCCTCTTTGAGGATGTCGACCGCGCCTTCGTCGGGCTGGACAAGATCACCGACACCGCGCGGGAGATCAGAGAGTTCCGTACCGGCCGGCTGTTGCTGAGCTGCATGCCGGCGTTGGCCTTGGGTGCATTGCCCTCGGTGGTTGAGAAATTCTCGGTGCGTCATCCCGGCGTCACCATTTCGCTGCAGGCACACAGCTCACAACGTGTTCTCGAGTGGGTCGCCACCCAGCAGTGTGATGCCGGGCTGATCGGAATGAGGCTGGAGGACCCATCGGTGACCATCGAGCCAATCGCTTGCGGAACGCTGCGCCTAGTAATGCTTCCTGGCCATCGTCTGGCCCGGAAGGAGACAGTTACTATCCAGGATCTCGAAGCGGAGTCCTTCGTGTCGCTGGGCCAGGCACAGGACGTGCGCCCGATCATTGATGAGGTCTTTCGTGACTCCGGCATCAAGCGCCGCATGCGTATCGAAACGCAGCTCTCCAGCGTGGCCTGTGAACTGGTACTGTCGGGTGCCGGCGTATCACTCATCGACCCGGTAACTGCCGACTGCTATAGCCGCCGTGGTCTTGTATCACGACCCTTCACACCAGAAATTCCTTTTCATTACAGCGCTGTACTGCCCGCCTTTCGCCCCCCCTCACGGCTTGCACTGGAGTTCCTGGAAGAGGTAAGGCTCGACCTAGAGAAACGCTTGTCGCCACAACCCCATAACATTCACGGATAG
- a CDS encoding LysR family transcriptional regulator produces the protein MNQPVFSNAVTPLLDTDVLRTFVAIAECGSFTRAARQVFRTPSALSMQIKRLEETLGQALFVREARQVRLTPEGEVLLGYGRRLLKLNEEAVAQFLAPSVAGRLGFGTTDDVGTRILPGVLAQFARSHPAVQVDVVVGSSREMLARLDAGELDLVLVTAGNPGQEVRGEIVHSEPLVWAGREGGVAAQRSPLPVALAQQGCAWRGMALDALDHAGMSYRIAYTCEHCAGHEAAMLADLAVAPFPLSLVRPPLRRIDSSLLPPLGDYQLELVKRPGASQACETLVGHVMEAFRKF, from the coding sequence ATGAACCAGCCTGTCTTCTCGAATGCTGTCACGCCGCTGCTCGATACCGATGTGCTGCGCACCTTCGTTGCCATTGCCGAGTGCGGCAGTTTTACTCGGGCCGCTCGCCAGGTGTTCCGCACGCCCTCGGCGCTCAGCATGCAGATCAAACGATTGGAAGAAACGCTCGGCCAGGCGTTGTTCGTGCGTGAAGCCCGCCAAGTACGGCTTACCCCAGAAGGCGAGGTGCTGCTTGGTTATGGGCGGCGCCTGCTCAAGCTCAACGAGGAGGCGGTGGCACAGTTCCTGGCGCCCAGCGTAGCGGGGCGGTTGGGCTTCGGTACTACCGATGACGTGGGGACACGTATCCTGCCTGGCGTGCTGGCGCAGTTTGCCCGCTCCCACCCGGCGGTTCAGGTCGATGTGGTGGTGGGCAGCAGCCGAGAGATGCTCGCCCGCCTGGACGCTGGCGAGCTCGACCTGGTGTTGGTTACCGCCGGCAATCCGGGGCAGGAAGTACGCGGCGAGATCGTGCACAGCGAGCCGCTGGTATGGGCTGGGCGGGAGGGGGGCGTAGCCGCACAGCGTTCACCCTTGCCGGTGGCCCTGGCTCAGCAAGGCTGTGCCTGGCGGGGAATGGCTCTCGACGCGCTGGACCATGCCGGGATGAGCTATCGCATCGCTTATACCTGCGAGCATTGTGCCGGTCATGAGGCAGCCATGCTCGCCGACTTGGCGGTGGCGCCCTTTCCGCTGAGCCTGGTACGCCCACCGCTGCGGCGTATCGACTCGAGCCTGCTTCCACCGCTTGGTGACTACCAATTGGAGCTGGTCAAGCGGCCCGGTGCCAGCCAGGCCTGCGAGACGCTGGTAGGGCATGTGATGGAAGCCTTCCGCAAGTTCTGA
- a CDS encoding SDR family oxidoreductase, with the protein MMDLELANKRVLVTGGTKGVGRAVVDLFLAQGAKVVTSARQTTVDMTEGVFVTADLSTQEGCDTLATEAKRLLGTLDIIVHVLGGSSAPGGGFAALSDKQWQSELNLNLFPAVRLDRALLPAMLERNEGVIIHVTSIQSKLPLPEATTAYAAAKAALSTYSKSLSKEVSPKGVRVVRVAPGWVETESSVALAERLAKEAGTDYEGGKQIIMDSIGGIPLGRPSAPSEVANLIAFLASPRAASITGAEFVIDGGTVPTA; encoded by the coding sequence ATGATGGATCTCGAACTGGCGAACAAGCGAGTATTGGTTACCGGTGGTACTAAAGGTGTCGGACGAGCCGTAGTCGACCTGTTCCTTGCTCAGGGAGCGAAGGTGGTTACCTCTGCCCGGCAGACGACCGTCGACATGACGGAGGGGGTATTCGTTACGGCGGATCTCTCGACCCAAGAAGGTTGTGACACCCTGGCGACCGAGGCAAAACGTCTCCTAGGCACGTTGGACATAATCGTGCATGTGTTGGGTGGTTCGTCGGCCCCCGGCGGCGGGTTCGCTGCGCTGAGCGACAAGCAGTGGCAGAGCGAACTCAACTTGAATCTGTTCCCTGCCGTGCGTCTGGATCGGGCCTTGCTCCCGGCTATGTTGGAGCGAAACGAAGGTGTCATCATCCATGTGACCTCCATCCAGAGCAAGCTGCCCCTGCCTGAAGCAACGACGGCTTACGCCGCTGCCAAAGCAGCGCTCTCGACCTACAGCAAAAGTCTGTCGAAAGAGGTTTCGCCAAAAGGTGTTCGAGTCGTGCGGGTTGCGCCGGGGTGGGTCGAAACCGAATCATCCGTGGCGCTGGCCGAGCGACTGGCGAAGGAGGCGGGTACGGATTACGAAGGGGGTAAACAGATAATCATGGATTCAATCGGAGGTATTCCGCTTGGCCGCCCCTCCGCACCGTCCGAGGTTGCCAATCTCATTGCCTTCCTGGCTTCGCCTCGCGCCGCATCCATCACCGGGGCCGAATTTGTCATCGATGGAGGAACCGTTCCAACAGCCTAG
- a CDS encoding LysR family transcriptional regulator: MPEHRLGLNEFGAAMAVARRASFRQAAIELGVSTTALSNTIAKLETNLGTRLFNRTTRSVSLTEAGRMFVDRVGPALQELRGALEAVRSHSAGPSGVLRINTFASAAREALLPLVLEFLKRHPLVHIELVTEGRLVDIVAEGFDLGVRSANLVPSDMIGISLGRPQRYAVVGSPAYLDKHGRPTTPADLFQCHCIRIRLPNGAIYPWQFERNGEVIRIDVNGQLTLDETSLAKAAVQEGVGLGFFMERDVLREIETGQFEQVLKEWTPPKDPLCLYYPNRRNPSAALKAFTDLARSHLGESNRAASIPANQSP; this comes from the coding sequence ATGCCAGAACATCGCCTTGGTCTCAATGAGTTCGGAGCAGCAATGGCCGTGGCACGCAGGGCCTCGTTTCGACAGGCAGCTATCGAACTCGGCGTTTCAACCACCGCTTTGAGTAATACCATTGCCAAACTGGAAACAAATCTCGGCACGCGGCTTTTCAATCGCACGACACGCAGCGTGTCTCTGACCGAAGCAGGCAGAATGTTCGTGGACCGGGTAGGCCCGGCCTTGCAGGAGTTACGCGGTGCACTCGAAGCGGTGCGATCCCACAGCGCCGGACCTTCGGGCGTGTTGCGTATCAATACTTTTGCCAGCGCCGCCCGCGAAGCGCTTCTGCCGCTGGTATTGGAGTTTCTGAAACGTCATCCGCTGGTACATATCGAACTCGTTACTGAAGGTCGCCTGGTAGACATTGTCGCTGAGGGGTTCGATCTCGGTGTACGGTCAGCGAACCTTGTCCCTAGTGACATGATCGGGATTTCACTCGGACGGCCGCAGCGCTATGCAGTAGTCGGTTCGCCTGCATATTTGGACAAGCACGGTCGGCCTACCACGCCTGCTGATCTATTCCAGTGCCATTGCATACGTATCCGCCTACCCAATGGCGCTATCTATCCATGGCAATTTGAACGTAATGGAGAGGTGATCAGGATCGATGTCAACGGCCAACTCACGCTTGATGAGACCAGCCTGGCAAAAGCGGCTGTGCAGGAGGGGGTGGGGCTCGGCTTTTTTATGGAGCGCGACGTGCTGCGAGAGATCGAGACCGGACAGTTCGAACAAGTACTGAAAGAATGGACACCTCCCAAAGATCCGCTCTGCCTTTACTATCCGAACCGACGCAACCCTTCTGCCGCGCTCAAGGCCTTCACCGATTTGGCTCGCTCCCACCTCGGAGAGTCAAACAGAGCTGCTTCAATCCCCGCGAACCAAAGCCCGTAA
- a CDS encoding IS3 family transposase (programmed frameshift), which produces MARQATSMKKTRTRYSQAYKDEALALADRVGASAAARELGLQPSQLYQWRAKAQQQQSASAREHALAEENARLKRQLAEKSEELEIAKKAGGVLRQEPEVKYAFIEQHRQAFSIQRMCAFLGVARSGYYAWRKRDGAPSSRRRQQAVLDQRVAEAYHLRKGRSGAPRLALDLRDEGLPVDRKTVAASLQRQGLRAKAARKFKATTNSQHTLPVAPNLLVQDFTATAPNQKWVGDITYLATGEGWLYLAVLIDLYSRKVVGWAMSEWMTADLVGDALTMALWRRKMPKGVVVHSDRGSQYCSTLYQSLLTRHHLRCSMSAKGNCYDNACAESFFHSLKVEAIHGERYETRDAMRRQVFEYIEMDYNRQRRHSAIGMISPEAFEARMIA; this is translated from the exons ATGGCAAGGCAAGCAACGTCGATGAAGAAGACCCGTACCCGTTACTCCCAGGCCTACAAGGACGAGGCCCTGGCACTCGCTGACCGTGTTGGTGCCAGTGCCGCCGCGCGTGAGCTGGGTCTTCAGCCCAGCCAACTCTATCAATGGCGAGCCAAGGCTCAGCAGCAGCAGAGTGCCTCGGCTCGTGAGCACGCCTTGGCTGAAGAGAACGCGAGGCTCAAGCGACAGCTGGCTGAGAAGTCGGAAGAGCTTGAAATCGCAAAAAAAGCTG GCGGTGTACTTCGCCAAGAGCCTGAAGTGAAGTACGCCTTCATTGAGCAGCATCGTCAGGCCTTCAGCATTCAACGGATGTGCGCGTTTCTCGGCGTCGCCCGCAGCGGCTACTACGCCTGGCGAAAGCGCGATGGCGCGCCGTCATCCAGGCGCCGTCAGCAGGCGGTTCTCGACCAGCGTGTGGCCGAGGCTTATCACCTTCGGAAGGGGCGCTCAGGCGCCCCCAGATTGGCGCTGGACCTACGTGACGAGGGCCTGCCAGTAGACCGCAAGACCGTCGCCGCCAGCCTCCAGCGCCAAGGCCTACGTGCCAAGGCAGCCCGCAAGTTCAAGGCCACGACGAACTCTCAGCACACGCTGCCAGTGGCACCGAACTTGCTGGTGCAGGACTTCACCGCGACGGCGCCGAACCAGAAGTGGGTCGGCGACATTACGTACCTGGCAACCGGCGAGGGGTGGCTCTATCTGGCGGTATTGATCGACCTGTACTCACGCAAGGTGGTTGGCTGGGCGATGAGTGAGTGGATGACCGCCGACCTGGTCGGCGATGCCCTGACGATGGCCCTGTGGCGCCGTAAGATGCCCAAGGGGGTGGTCGTGCATAGTGACCGTGGCAGCCAATATTGCTCGACGTTGTACCAGTCACTGCTGACCCGGCACCATCTCCGGTGCAGCATGAGTGCCAAAGGCAACTGCTACGACAATGCCTGTGCCGAGAGCTTCTTCCACAGCCTCAAGGTGGAGGCGATCCATGGTGAGCGATACGAGACTCGGGATGCCATGCGGAGGCAAGTGTTCGAGTACATAGAGATGGATTACAACCGGCAACGCCGGCACAGTGCGATTGGGATGATCAGCCCGGAGGCCTTCGAGGCCCGAATGATCGCTTAG